In Juglans regia cultivar Chandler chromosome 13, Walnut 2.0, whole genome shotgun sequence, the DNA window GTGAAAACATAGCTTCTTGTAGTCTATCTTTTGAACCCCAATCAACTGATCAGCCCATGTCTGAGAGTCTCGTTTAGATACCCAAACATCTCACTCACTCATTGGTGTCATCCATCGAATACATTTtcaatacaaataatattataataatagcATACATTGGTATCTTATAAACAATATAAAGCTCCCTGGCTATAATTGCCCGCAAGATACGATTAATTATACTgaactcaataaatatattttgcttaaatttaaaatttcttgttAGGCCCCAGAAATTTTCCATTTCTTGTTGgtctaattacatgttttttCAAATGCTGAAACTTGAAGTGAAGAACACGTACATTTGATTAATAATGCCATATCAACCCAGTTTGCCAACCACGTGGCATGTCTTAATGACTAATCCAACCCCCTACAGTAGTTGGTCAAACTTGGGCTATTTTCTTGATTTCAATACAAAactttaacctagttattgggCAAACTAGGTAATTATGCACAAGAAGCATGATCATAATGTTACCAAGTTATCCATccagatgaatatatatatatatatatatatggactctGCTACACCCACAGAAGATTCTTacagagaaatgagagaattcTCACcgaaatgtaaaatttatttatttttccaattatttttttaaacattttaaatatttttaaaaaatataaaaagaattacaaattcatttaaaaatacttcagtaatcattaaataaaaaaaatacaattcgaTAGAAACGTTATGTGAGAAtagtattttcctatatatatatatttatattttgctaATGTCGAAAGATTTTTTACATTAATAATGAAAatacctgttttttttttttttttgaggtgcCTCAAAAAAAAGTCACACATCCAGCCTTTGGTTTCACAGGCCAATACGTTGAAAGGACAAGTAGAAGACAAGAGTGATGACTTGTTATGGTTAATagcctataaataaataaataaataaataaaattgcttgTAACATTGTCTATAGTGACAGATACAGAAGATGTATACAACGACGTTTACCAAAACCTCAGCTAACTGGCCGCCCAGCTGGCGTTTTTACTTCAATCATCGTCGTTTTGGAGTTTTCTGCGTGGTTTTCAATGAAACTTAGTTCGATATCTGGCTCCTATAGTCGTACCGTATCTAACCGAATCAAATACGATCTAAgttctcaaaaaaagaaaaatgtgatgTTCACACCatgttagattttttaaataaaacaaaatgttaCGTGCagttatttttatctattttattaataattagttgtatcattttttttaatataaaataaatattttaattaattatatcaataaagtacgtaaaaaatatgtaaaaatgattatatataatataattttttttaatttataaaattatttaattaatgatattatattatgcCATAAAATGACATGCAGAACACGAGAGGGAGGTTTTTTACAATTTTCTGATTTATATACTTTCTACAATTTTATGAGATAAATACAGCTATTAgattaaaacaattaataacATTTAATGCAGTAAGATCATCGtaagacaaattttttttttaattagctaGGATAAAGTACTGTGTTACATTCTATTATACATGGATGATCAGCTTATGCACATGATCGATCTAGCTAGGATTTATTTTCTATGCAACATCTAGATCATCATCTGTTCCTATCCCAAAGATCACTTCTGGTCTTTTCACACACAATAAGTGGAGACATATATAGAAATTGTCCAGactgaaagaaaattaagaaaaagcaAACTAAGTAATAGGCCGATCGAGCCCCATATGTCGCACCAGAAATTATCAAAGGGTTATGGTTGAGTActcatgctagctagctatcaaGTTCGTATATAATTCAAAAAGGAGGACAAAGATAAATTTATGAGGCAAGAAGAGCATTGCAGACCATGAAATTTCTCCCGCTCGACTGCTtgagaagaaagaaatagacTTGACGTGCATGGGGTAGCCGAGAGCTAGCCCGGCCATCTTCTACAGAAGTTTTACCTAATCCTCTTAAATGATAGGACCCCCtctcaaaagaaaacaaaaaaacgtCTATTTCCTTATTAAATACAATTCTTTTATATACAGTCATTAGATACAATCGATATACAATCATCTAAGTCATTAGATACGATCGATATATAGTTATCTATGTCACgtcagatttaaaataaattcttcatcTCTTATcagctcggtctctctctcacattagCTCAGTCTTTCTCTCATTAAGTGTCTCCACGTCAATTATGTTTACACGTCGTTTACACCAGACGCTTGCAACAAGCGTTTTtctatgaaatatatatagaataaataatctgatggttttaattttttatctttttcaaattatattatatatagtattaaaaaattattatttttatattttatatttatacttaCGTACTCATAACTGTAACTATcctttatcatattatatatatatatatatatatatatgcgtgtgtCTATGTGTTTGTTGCTGGCCTGTGCTAAATATTCTGAACTAGTTTTGGCAGCTCTCCAAAGTCCAACCCCATTAATGAGTGTCTTCACGGCCTCATTGTCACCGACTATTCACAAATCTCACTCCTTAAATGatcaatattttttgaaaaatacttgtcTTAATGAAccgatttttttcttttgaagagtATATTgacttcaaaaattaaatttttttttatggtcaaCCATTTATAAATTTCGAGGGgaacatttttctttacataaatACGGTTACAAATTAATTTGTAGAATTAAATGATCTTGGCGTAGCAATCTTTtcaaactagctagctagctagcaaattATTGAAGACAGATGGGTCCAgatcatttattaattatttgatgtgcTTCAAGTACtaatctttgtatatatatgaatattccCGATAGACTCATGTCTTCATCGGTACAGCGAATTCCAAATGCATGCGAAAGAAACCTCACCACAAAAAGTAAGATCTTcgagaaaaattaatttacaatattgATTTGCGACCATAGGAGTATATACTAATATTCAATTTACCTACCGATCGAAGAACGTGATGATCataatttagtaatttttatttgcattaaaatcatcaggatatatatattttgtactaaAAAAATGGACAATTTTGGGCTTTTAATTAGATAttaacactatatatatatatatatatatattatattcccCAAAACTTGAAGATCCTTTTGACATTACTTTTTACagagagaaatgatacttgcagtcgtgagtatgtaaatatcatacaatcattttaaaaaaaataaataaatacgggatctatatgaaaagaaattaatttcttaaaagtgaactctattcttttttaaaataattgtacgatacttacacactctataattgtatataacattacttttttacgAATCTACAaagaatttatgattttgttttgtttattaaatatttatagacCAAGTACGCCAAAAGCACAAAATCTCCAGTTTTCCGGCATGATGTTTGAGGCATGATTCGGGGACACAGCTAATTAGTTAAGAGATCCCCTTCAGGCCTCAGCTTATGGCCGGAAACAGAAAAAAGAGTACGGCTccatattaatagaatatttacggtaattcatctcattttatataattattataattattttaaatttttatataaaatataatatttaatttaattttttaaattttagtataaaaataatattaaaaatttatattataataatattttattaaattttcaaaaaaaatctcatctaatctaaattatataaccaaacgacaccttaatttaaaaaaaataaataaaaaggatcaagtaaaaaaacacaaaaatgtcCAGTTTTCTGGCATGATGTTTCGTAAAATGGCATGATTTGGGGGACACATGAGCTAATTATAAACTAAgtgctatatataatacttttattttagtGCTAATTAAAGCACAACTTGTACTCCAAGTTCCTCTCCGCATCCAGCGTTTTTATTCATTTACCCTCTTGTATATATAGGACCAACTCACAATTCATGTCCTTCACACTTCTCTCAAAagaagcctctctctctcttctctctcttctctctctcacgaaGACGCACTTCTAATTATTAATCTGCTCGTCTTTGTTGATAAAAGATCCAAATGGGTGCTCTCGACTTTCTCTCAGATTATTTCACCATTTCCACCCGAAGAAAGAAACGCAAAGTAGTGCAGgtattttcttcaaaaacaatatcatctctctctctctctccgttccTGACTGATATCGGTCTCCTCCGTGGCTTAATTCTTCATGTCAAATCTGATCTTTTTTGTTGCAGACTGTTGATATCAAGGTGAAAATGGACTGTGATGGCTGTGTAAGGAGAGTTAAAAATACTGTTTCCAACCTGAAAGGTTCAGACTTCAGacccctccctctccctctttctctctctatattctctctctcgttcATCACCATTAAGGCAACAAGATCTTGgctcaagttgatgataaaataaGGTGGGAATATATATCGTATAGATAATAAATTCCACACCTACACTAACAAAATACTTACTTTCCAACGTACATATATAGATGGAAAAAGGTCGGGAACGAATTTCATGTTGGAATTATGAAGGCTACAAATTGAAGGGACTACCATCACCACTCCCTTCCCTTTTATGTAAAACTTAAACCGTGAGCACCTCACGAAGATTGGAGTCGGTCTCTTCTCTTTTGAAACTTTCAGTATTATGTTTTAGGAATTTCAACTTTGGTCAAAAAGCTAGGAATATGCAGTACTAAACATTTTGagctccctagctagctagctcgttGGTGAACTGGAAGAGGTAGCTGTTATTAATCATGTTAATGTTGACTACTCTCATCTTTTTTCTGGTGTACATGACTCTTGCAAGGTCTGAAATCATTCATTATCAGCTGACTTCTTTTGAAATTTCTGATTAAGCTGATCTGtcgttaaaacaaaaaataaatcaaatgtaGTCATCTTTTTTATGAGGCAATTTATGTAGAGCTTTACTCCTCgatctctctttttccttgagCTCTATCCCATCAGTCGTATGTTGGAAAAGTAAGTGGGGAAAGCATTTAAAGCTCCTACACTGACATATTAAATGCGTTGCAAATTCCCGTAGACCGGACAGGCCCTTACCATAATGGTATAACTAATTAgctagattatctatttattatttccttCAGATCTTTTTTCTGAGGCAAATATGGTGAAGATACATGCAGATATCcatgcaaaatatttaattatcaaggTATAAAAACTGCATGCAGCTTGTAAAAATCTCCTTCATaatctcatctctctctttttttcctctttttattCCATCCGTCGCAATCTTACTGCCAAAGCCTTTGCTAATTTGTACGTTTTTTCGTCCGTTTgtttaataaaatcatcatgACAGGCGTAAAAACTGTGAATGTCGACCGGAAGCAAAGCCGGGTAACTGTAACTGGATATGCGGAGCCAAACAAGGTCTTAAACAAGGTGAAGAGCACCGGAAAGAAAGCTGAGTTTTGGCCATACGTTCCATACAACTTGGTGGCTTACCCCTACGTGGCTCAGGCCTATGACAAGAAGGCACCGTCTGGTTTCGTGAAAAACGTAGTCCAAGCCCTCCCTAGCCCAAATGCAACAGACGAGAAGCTCACTTCCCTCTTCAGTGATGAAAATCCAAATGCATATTGTTCGATCATGTAAGCAATAGGAACTTGCATGTAGATTCTGTGATCTTCATAACCAGAGAGTACTTATCGTTTTGAGTAAGTAAATGTTTGAGCTAAGTGCATGCAGACAAGTTTTGCTCGTCTTTCAGCTAGCTGTAGATTTCTTCGAGACAGAATTAGTCGTATGCCAATTAATTACCatgtttaataaattatctaatgaaAAATATCTTGTATTTTTGTACACATGCATGAACGTATGGCTATGATGATCTACCGACAAGTAAGAAATCAGCGGTCCATTTTTCTGAAAGATCATCTTTAGGTCAAGTTTAGCAGCCAACTGCATGGGAATTATGTACTAATAATTTGCCTCATAAAAGAACGTGgaaattattaatatagatatatataaataatggtcAGGGTGAGAGTGGATGATCATTAAATTATTCACTTCTTAATTACTTAAATGATATGGTGTATCGATCACTTCAATTTAAGAGTTTCCAAATACTTTTTCAGCATTTAGGTACTACTGCTAGTTGGTAAATTGACAAAAGATTAATTGCCATGGATGAAGCATACATATATACtgaaaaagaataatgttacgaGAAGTCATAAAGTGCGGAAGtattgtataatcattttaaaaaaaaataaaatttattattaaaaaattaattaatttttttatataaattttatatttattcatttttttaaaaataattacaagatATAACTTACTCATTCACCACTACATCTATCATTTCTCactaaaaaactatataatttacAAGGTGAGAAATTATACTTACAGTTGTGAGTGTACAAGTGTCatgcaatcgttttaaaaaaagtgaataaatatgagatccatataaaaataaattaattttttaatagtggatcccattctttttcaaaatgacagtataatatttacgcattttatgactgtatgtagcattactttgAGTACTGCTAAACCACCCCTGATGGCTCCACTGGAAGCTACCTCtggttctaatatatattttttaatgtgttttttaattaattttttaaatattttaaaaaaataaaaataaaatattattaaaaaatactttcttaattataaagtaaaaaaaaaattattaaaaaatatttccttaatcagaaagtgaaataaaaaaattactttgtgattaagaaaatatttttttaataatattataaatttttttatttttttaaaatattaaaaattattaaaaaaatttatataaaaaaatacacataaaaaaatatatattaatacaagcAGTAGCTCCCAGCAAGAGCTGAGAGCAGGATGCTTAGCATTACTTGTATATATTGGGTGGCTCTACCGCCGCAGACTCCCAGCTCcaatagcattttttttatatgtattatttttaacattttaaaaatttttttaaataaaaaatattttctttattattaaataaaaaaaaattaaaaaattctcgACAGAGCCACCAGCGATAGCCCATGCAGCAgaaaaagtagttttttccatatataattGGAGGCAGgataatatataacatgcatgcatatttagGAGAGAATGAAAAAGTGGACAGgttttgtgtgattggattgtatgaataatatttattgattagATGATAAACTTTACCCCCACCATCATGCACgatcatcatttttataaaggaaGATATTGCCAAAggaattactttttaattaattagcccAAGTGATAGATACAACATTTATGAGAAAATGACTGCCACTTTGGTACGTAGTAGTACTTGGACTATTTCCAATCATCTAAAATAATGCATAATTTAATTCAGGGATTAACTACAAATCAATAGGCCAGGGGGGAATTAAAATCATTCGtttcctaattaattaacttgGCTGGCTAGCTAGGTTTGAACCTAGCTAAAACACATGCATCAAATTAAGCACCTCGGAATCTATATGGAGAAGggacattaattaataattcttaATTATGCTAGAATTAAAATAGGTCAAGGCGGTGATGAGTAAAGATAAGGAGCATATGCGTAGCGTCACCATCCACTCTCAGTGACACTCGTAACCTTTGGTATTTCACCGAGTACGACGAAaagtttttatcaaataaaatgagatggattgagaaatttataaataataataaaataatttgaattaaaatttttattaaattttgaaaaatgagagaggagaagttgaataaaaatattataaaattaaaatatataagttccTATTTTTACTGCGATACTATAAAAGTTGCGACGTTGTTTTTGCATTGATGCAAAAGACAGATCAAATTTTAACGACGCAAAAGTTATATTCTAactatataattagaatataattttttgtatatatgaaaaaaaattaaaaagtacttatatttgattattatttgaatgttaagatgatcagatgagttgagatcaattACGTAtgtatcactacaagaaaaatagatttttgtagTCATTTAATTGCGACAAAAAGactatttgtgactaaaatagattattttagttataaataatcatttcgttgaaattaactgatcacaaataagtctttttcttgtagtgtatatatcAAAACGGAGCCTTAGCCTCCAGTTCCTTGGACGACGGGAATCGTGCCATGATCTGCAGGCAGGCAATTACATGCATTTGGGCGAAGTCCATCAATGGTATTGATCTTCCTTAAATATTTTGCAAGCtgtttgaaatgaaaaaggGGAGGGAGATGCCATGCCATCCACGTACGTACGATTTGGGTTTAATAGAAGTAGATAGCATTATATATTCTCTCATTTATATATGCATTTCTTATCTATATAAGAATATAAAAGGCCTCCAAACCGGCCATTAAAAAAGGGTGTTTCTTCAACCATTAATCCTCTCATTACCAACCACAAGTAGATATATTtgacattatttaatatttagttcTGTTCTTGGTCAAGCATTGCATCAATTCGTTTAAAAGCATGCACAGTACCGATGCTATATATGTGTCAGATCTTAACTTCTGAgtaattaatatcatatttttgtttctCAGTTGATTGATTTAAAggttgtactatatatatatatatatgaccttaTAAActtctcattccattctcaatTATGGCTATAACATTGTAAATAATGTGTTTCATTACACTAAACGTACGAATCACCATGTGATAATGAAGGAACGGTGTTGGTCGCCTTGTGTAAACTTCGATATTTAAATCAGTAACAAAATGAAgatgggaatatatatatatatatatatcaaagtgaAGATGGGAAGGTTTGTTTCTTCTGACAAGTTATTTATAGAAGAATGTGGTGTGATGATGATTGATTCTAATTACCAATCTTGTGTACTTAACCTTCATGATCCCTTATTACTTAGAGAGGATATCTCCTGTTTTGTAAGAGTTATCTTGCTCAGGATATTCATATCCAGTTGTTGACCTCATCTCTAATTCTTTTGGATTATCTCATCCTGTGATTGTGGTTATAAGCTCTCTGTCCGTGGGGCTTCTAATAAGCCTTATTAGACTTGAGGAGTCTAAATGTCTCCTCCAGGTGTGCTGATCATAAAGTGggtatttgaattttgataatctTAAAATTAGCTAGCTTTGAGACGATTTCATAACTAGGTTCGATGCCTTTGATTATGTCCAGCTGTATATATATGAGATACATGATAACATGTGTTAATGTACCTTTTTACGGTCACTAAGATGATAAAATCAAGATTAATAAAAGACACTTAAAACAGTAGTGTCACATCTATGAATTAATGTgattgaaaataacaaagataTAAAATAGCATTGCTCATTAACTACTGATCTAACTTAGTTTAAATGCCTACATAAGTTATATTTAAAGAGAATATCCGCACAACATTATCTTTATCCCAACATGGGCTTAATAAGAGGTGGGCTAGGGCTGGTGTATTATAGGCACGATAAAAGTAAGTTCAAAATGTCaagcttttataattttttttttttttaccgaattACTCGCATTATaatattaacaatttttttttttgttaaataatttgggAGTCGTCCGGTATGAATGAAGGTCAAGATGAGCGGCTGTTTACAGCATCTTGTC includes these proteins:
- the LOC109008112 gene encoding heavy metal-associated isoprenylated plant protein 22-like, which gives rise to MGALDFLSDYFTISTRRKKRKVVQTVDIKVKMDCDGCVRRVKNTVSNLKGVKTVNVDRKQSRVTVTGYAEPNKVLNKVKSTGKKAEFWPYVPYNLVAYPYVAQAYDKKAPSGFVKNVVQALPSPNATDEKLTSLFSDENPNAYCSIM